ATAAATAAATTAGAGGTTCTATAAAATTTATAAAAGTAGATGTTGAAACTATTATTTAAATTTATAGTGAACGTATATAAATTGAATAAAAAGAACGTACGGGAACGTACATAGATTTGTGTAAAACAAATCTAAGTACGTTCCCATGTTCTTTTTATTTATGTATTAAGCAGAATATTGATTTAATGTATTATTTTCTTTTGCTTTTCTTTTTAATTGAGTAACCAAAAGAACCAAGGGATTTTGATGTTAATCCATAATATTCACCATGACTATAGCATATGAGATTGGCTTTATCAAAACATATCTTATTCTTGGAATCTAATAAATTTTCATCTATTTTAACATTTAATACTTTGAAAAGGAATAAGTCATGAGTCCCAAGGGGTGTAATGGATTGTACTTTACATTCTAGAGCTATTGGAGACTTTTCAAGGGAAGGAGTGTCTACCTTTACTCCTTTATTTAACTCTAAATTAAAATGTTTAATTTTATCTTCTTTTTTTCCAGATACAACTCCACAGTAATCTACAATTTTCACCATACTTGTTGTGGGAAGGTTTATTACACATTCATTACTTTCTGTAATATATTTATAGGAGAGTCTTTCTGGTCGTATACCCATTGCAATTATAGGTTCTTTTGTACATACGGTACTAATCCATGCAACAGTAAATATATTTATTTTGCCAGACAGACTTTTAGATGTGACAAGAACTACTGGAGCAGGATTTAACATTACACTGCCCTTAAAATTTAATTTACTCATTTGAATATTGCTCCTAACTAATATATTGTTAATCTGTATGTTGTAAAACAATATAATTATAAGTTTATAATTGTATAATTGCAATATTTATTGTAAATGTGCCTTATTAGTGTGAAATGTTTAAATTTAATAATATGTTTAAATTATGGTACAACTATTTGCATTATAATATAACTATGACTTATTAAAATAGCTAATCTATAGAGGTGAGAATATGGTTAAAAATAGACGAAATGTAATTATAGGTATTGTTATAGTTTTAATGGCAGTAGTTTTTTTGTGTTTTAAAAATATTGCTGAAAATAATAATGATAATGCACCGGTGCATGGTAAAGTCATATCTGAAAGTTCAGAGGATGGAAATTCTGAGCAAAAAAGTAATAATACCAGCGGAGTTCAGCATGGTAAAGTTCAGGTAAAAATAACTTCTGGAAGCCATAAAGGAGAGGTAGTTACTTTAGACAATCTGGTTAACGATAAAACTTTCCATGAAAGTATAGCCTATAAAGGATCAGAGGTTCTTATAAATCTTGATGAAAATGATGATGGAAGTATAAAAAGTGCATATATATATGAGATAGTAAGATACAAATATATATACATATTATTGGCTGTTTTTATTATATTACTTGCAATTATAGGTGGTAAAAAAGGGATAAAGTCCATAGTTGCATTGGTATTAACCTGTATAGTTATATTAAAAATTCTTATTCCACTGATTATAAAGGGATATAATCCTGTAACAGTATCAATTGTATTATGTATAGGTGTAAGTATTTTAAGTCTGCTTATTATAAGCGGAAAGAATAAAAAAACTATGGCGGCAATTATTGGAACCATAGGTGGAGTACTTATAGCAGCAATTATTGGAATATTAATGAGTACATTTTTAAGACTTACGGGACTCAGTGATGAAGAATTACAAATGTTAGTTTACATATCTCAAAATACTTCTTTTGATTTTAGAGGATTATTATTTTCAAGTATATTGATGGGGGCCTTGGGAGCAGTTATGGATGTTAGTATGTCTATTGCTTCTTCCATTAATGAAATTAGAGAGAAAAGTGAAAATATATCTACAATAGAACTTATAAAGTCTGGAATGAATGTGGGAAGAGATATTATGGGTACTATGGCTAATACATTAATATTGGCTTATGTAGGAGGATCCATGTACATTTTAATGCTTATATCTTCTTATAATTTACCTATGTTTAGGATTTTAAATCAAGATGTTATAGCTTCAGAAATTTTAAAATCTATGGCTGGAAGTATAGGATTAACTTTGACTATACCAATTACAGCGGCAGCAGCTGCTTGGCTATACAGAAAAAAATATAATGATTAGTATATTAAGTATATTATTGTCAATAATTTAAATATACATTTTATTGACAATTGAATAGAATAGTAATATAATCATAGTAAATATATAGAAATACTAAGCAATAAATATGCTATTTAATAATTTTATTATAATATTAAAATGAGAGGTGTGCAAATGAAAATTTCTACAAAAGGAAGATACGGCTTAAAGGCTATGATTGACTTATCTATAAATTCAGTAAATGATAGTGTTACTTTAAAGAGCATAAGCGAGAGACAAAATATATCTGAGGGATATTTAGAACAGATTTTTGCAGCTCTTAGAAAAAAAGGGCTTATTCAAGGTAAAAAGGGTTCACAAGGAGGATATATATTAGGCCAATCACCTAGCGATATTACTGTTGGTGATATTCTAAGAGCCTTGGAGGGTGAATTAAATTTAGTAGAAATTGATGAAACTAAAACTGATGATAGAGTGGAGCAATGTATTAACTACAATGTTTGGAGTAAGCTCAATAAAAGTATAAATGATATAGTGGATTCAATTACTTTGGAAGACCTAGTTATGAAGTATAATACACTTGCTAATGACACATTTATGTATTATATTTAATAATAAGAGGTGATTTTCATGTCAAGAATTTTTAAAAATGTTACTGAGTTAATAGGAAATACTCCTTTAGTAGAGTTATCTAAATATGAAGATTCAGAAAAGCTCCAAGGAAAAATATTGGCTAAAGTTGAATATTTTAATCCAGCAGGAAGTGTAAAAGATAGAATAGGATATTCAATGATAACTGATGCAGAGGAAAAAGGACTCATAAATAAAGATACAGTTATAATAGAGCCAACAAGTGGCAACACTGGTGTAGGTTTGGCACTTGTATGTTCAGCAAAAGGATATAAGTTGATTTTAACTATGCCAGAAACCATGAGTATTGAAAGAAGAAAACTATTAAAAGCCTATGGGGCAGATTTAGTTTTAACACCGGGACCAGATGGAATGAAAGGTGCAATAAAAAAAGCAGAAGAGCTTGCAGTTGAGTATAAAAATGCTTTTATACCTCAGCAGTTTAAAAATCCTGCTAATCCTGCTTATCATGAAAAAACTACTGCGGAAGAGATATGGAAGGATACCGATGGTAAAGTGGATGTATTTATTTCTGGAGTAGGTACTGGTGGTACTCTTACTGGAGTAGCAAAGGTACTTAAGGAGAGAAATCCTAAAGTAAAAATAATAGCAGTTGAACCTTATGATTCACCTGTACTTGAAGGAGGAAAGCCAGGTCCTCATAAACTTCAGGGAATAGGTGCTGGATTTGTGCCAGATGTTTTAAAATTAGATTTAGTAGATGAAATAATAGCAGTTAAAAATGAAGAGGCTTTTGCTATCACTAAAGAATTAGCTACAGTAGAAGGTCTTTTAGTTGGTATTTCATCAGGAGCAGCTGTGTCTGCTGCATTGCAAGTTGCAAAAAGACCTGAATTTAAAGATAAAAATATAGTTGTAATACTTCCTGATACAGGTCAAAGATATCTGTCAATGGGAGTTTTCGATTAAATACAGATAAATGTATATGGCACAAATTTTATTTGTGCCATATATATTTATACTTTTAAGAAAAGGTAGTGATAAAATGAAGTATGATAAAAAATTAGTATATTTGGACTATGGTGCCTCTACTCCTATGAATAAAGAAGTTTTTAAGGAGATAGAGCCTTATTTTTATACTTTTTACGGTAATCCTTCATCAGTATCTTCTTTCTCTGAAAGATCAAAAATGGCTATATTTAATGCTAGGGAAAGAATAGCTAAGGCCATAAATTGTCAAAGAAATGAAATCTATTTTACCAGTGGTGGTACAGAAAGTGATAACTGGGCAATAAAAGGGATAGCCCTCAAAAATAGAGACAAGGGCAATCATATAATAACTACCTCCATAGAACATCCAGCCGTGCTCAATACTTGCAAATATTTAGAAGAATTAGGATTTAAAATTACATATGTTCCAGTTGACAAATATGGTATAGTAAATTTAGAATATATAAAAAATGCTATTACTGAAAGTACTATTTTAGTGTCAATTATGTTTGCAAACAATGAAGTTGGCTCAATACAGCCAATTAAAGAAATAGGAGAAGTTTGCAGACAAAAGAATATAATTTTTCATACTGATGCAGTTCAAGCAGCTGGTCATATTCCAATAGATGTAGAGAAAATGAATATAGATATGCTTTCTATGTCTGCACATAAATTTTATGGACCTAAAGGCATAGGGATTTTATATATAAAACGTGGAATTAAGATAGATAATTTTGTTCACGGAGGACATCAAGAAAGGGGAAGAAGGGCAGGGACAGAGAATACTCCGGGTATTGTTGGTTTAGGCAAAGCCCTTGAATTATGTAATTCAAACATAATTGAAGAATCAAATAGAACAAAATATTTAAGAGATAAATTGGCAAAGGAAATTTTAGAAATACCAGGAACTGAAATCAATGGCCCTGATTATGAAAGAAGGCTTCCAGGCAATTTAAATATATGCTTTAATGGTATAGATGCAGAAATATTACTTATGTCTTTGGATTTAAAAGGAATTTGTGCATCTGCAGGAAGTGCATGTTCAGCAGGTTCTATAAGACCATCTCATGTACTCTCTGCCATGGGTATTAGTCCAGAAAAGTGTAAAAGCTCACTAAGGTTCAGCCTTGGAGAGGGAATATCAGAAGAAGATATTGATTATACTATTAGTACACTAAAAGAAATAATTGGCAGTATTAGAACTACTTAAAGAAGAGGTGTATTTATGAATAATAGAGTTGTAGTTGGTATGAGCGGAGGAGTAGACAGCTCAGTAACTGCATATCTTTTAAAAGAACAAGGGTATGAAGTAATTGGAGTAACCATGCAGGTATGGCCTGAGGATAAAGAATATGAAGAAAGGGAAGGGGGATGCTGCTCTCTTTCTTCTGTGGAAGATGCCAGAAGAGTAGCACATAAACTTGGAATACCATTTTATGTGATGAATTTTAAAGATATATTTGATGAAAAAGTTATTCAGCCTTTCATACAGGAATACTTATCAGGCAGAACTCCAAATCCATGCATAGCTTGCAATAAATTTATAAAATTTGATGCTTTTTTAGAAAAGGCAAAATCCTTAGGTGCAGATTATGTAGCTACAGGGCATTATGCAAAAATATATAAAAATGATAAAGGCAGATATTTAATAGAAAGATCGAAAGATGATAAAAAAGATCAAACTTATGTATTGTATAATATGACGCAGCATCAGCTCGAACATACATTAATGCCTTGTGGAGATTATAGTAAGGATAGAATACGAGAAATTGCAAAAGAAATAGGATTAAGTGTTCATAATAAAAAAGATAGTGAAGAGATTTGCTTTATTCCAGATAATGATCATGGTGCCTATATAAAAAGACAAAGACCTGAACAGGTTAAAGAGGGAAATTTTGTAGACAGCAATGGTAACATATTAGGACGACATAAGGGTATAGTATATTATACTATAGGTCAGAGAAAAGGACTTGGAATTTCACTAGGTAAGCCTGTGTTTGTAAAAGATATAAATATTTTAAAAAACGAGGTTGTACTTGGCAGTGAAGAGGATATATTCAAAAAATCACTTATAGCAAATGAAGTTAATTTTATTTCCTTTGATAAACTTGATTCACCCATGAAGGTTCAAGCAAAAATAAGGTATGCCTCTAAAGCCACAGAGGCAACTATATATCCACTTGAAGACTCAAAGATAAAGGTGACTTTTGAAAAACCTGTTAGAGCTATAACTAAAGGTCAATCTGTAGTTTTTTATGATGGTGATTTACTTCTAGGTGGTGGCATTATAGAAAAACTTAATTGATTAATATATATAGGAAGTTAAGATAGAGACAATAAAAAATATATTAGTAACAAAATTATGTGTATGTTTATTGCATTTTAGCATTATGAATGATATAATGCCTATATGCAAGAGATTTAATATCATGAACCGAACATTCTCCTTTTCTATTCGGAAGTGTAATTTTATGAATTGTTAGATCCCTAATTCTGAAAAAGGAGGTATGTTTAAATGGCTGATAAGACTATTGTATGTAAAGATTGTAGTAAGGATTTTATCTTCACTGAAGGTGAACAAGAATTTTACAAAGAAAAAGGTTTTGAAAATGATCCTGTTAGATGTCCTGAATGTAGAAAAGCAAGAAAGGCACAAAACAACAGAGGTTTCAGAAGATAGTTTGATTTTATGATTATATTTAGCCACTGATTTTATCAGTGGCTATTTTTATCTATTTTTTAATTTTATAATGATATTCTGGAGTCATGTTGGTAATTGGTTCTATTTTATATCCGTTGTTTCTATAATAACTTATAATTTGAGGTAATGCCTTTATGGTATTAATATTATTTGAATTACAATGCATGAGAATTATTACTTTATCATCTTCAAGTTTGCATTTTTTCGCTTTCTTTACTAATTGATTTACAGGTAGATGAGGATTTACTCCATCATCTATACATACATTCCAATCATAAACTTTCAAATTATTTTTATGAAGCTTTTCAAGCATTTCAGTATTAAGGTGTTTAGAACTTCCGCCTGGAAATCTTATTAAATTTGTATTTATTCCTGTAACTTCTTTAATTTTATTTTGAGTATGAAGCATTTCCTGAAGAAATGTATCTTCATCTTTATATATTTTTTTGAAATTATGAGAAAAAGTATGAAGACCAATGCTGTGACCTTCTTTATATATTCTTTTTAACAAATCCTCTCTTTCATCTATTTCCTTACCTACTACAAAAAAGGTAGCTTTTACATTATATTTTTTTAAAGTATCTAGTAGTTTACCAGTTATTATAGTGGGACCATCATCAAAAGTTAGATATACAATTTTTTTATTAGAAATTTCATCTGGAGAATCCATGTATTTTGCCTTTGGAATACTTATATAAATAGATTGAATTATTAATAATGATATTAAAAAAAATAAATTAAATTTATACTTTTTGAATTTAAACATAACTCATCTTCCTTTTTATTTCTTAGTGTCATTTTAGTATTTCCAAAAAACGCATTAAAAAATACTGGGATAAATTTTAACAATTTCATGAAATTTACTATTAAAATTCTAAAAGTTAAATATATATAGATTCCTAATTTATTGGAGAAAAAATATTTGCACTTCAATGGAGTTATTGATGGAATAATGATATTTATTTTGCTAAAAAAGAAATTATATATTAATATCAAATCTAATATGCTTAATATGTTATAATATATAAAGATTAAAATATAGTTGTAGATAATAAATTTATAAGTATTATCTCAAAAGACTATTTAGGAGAAATAATAATTATGGAAGAAAATATTTTAATTGTAGAAGACGAAGAGAGAATGAGAAAACTTATAAGTGCATATTTAAAAAAAGATGGATACAATACTTTAGAAGCAAAAAATGGATCGGAAGCTATAAAGATTTTTAATTCTAATGAAACAATTCTTATAGTTCTTGATATAATGATGCCTTTAATAGATGGATTTGATGTGTGTAGATACATAAGGAAGAATTCAGATGTACCAATAATTATATTGACCGCTAAGGCAGAAGAAGATGATAAGCTTTTAGGATATGAATTAGGGGCGGATGATTATATAACTAAACCTTTTAGTCCTAAAATATTAGTAGCCAAAACAAAGGCACTTTTAAAACGCTATCATGGGGAGAATGAGTCAAATAATATAGATTTTCATGGCATCAGTATTAATGAATTGAGTCATGAGGTTAAAATTGATAATAAGGAGATATATTTATCTCCAAAAGAATTTGATCTTTTATTATATTTTATAAAAAATAAAGGAATAGTGTTAAGCAGAAATAAAATACTGGATGGAGTATGGGGAATGGATTATTATGGTGATCTTAGGACGGTAGATACCCATATAAAAAGATTAAGAGAAAAACTCATGGATAAGGCTCATCTAATATCTACAGTTAGGGGGAGCGGTTATAAATTAGAGGTGAAAAAATGAATTTCAATAGAGGAATAGCTGTAAAATTATTCTTTATAACATTGGCTTTTTTTACGTTATTTATAAGCAGTATACTTATTTTTCAGTCTTTATTTTTTGAAAAATTCTATATTAGTAGAAAAATGGACACTTTGCAGAGAAATGTAGAAAAATTTAAAAAAGATTATAATAATACTTCTAATACTAATGATATTTCACAATTAGCAAGAGATTTTGAAGATTCAAATAATAGTAAAGTGGCTATTTTAGATAAATATGGATTTTTAAATTTTGTAGCAGGATATGATAACAGAGAAGCAGAATCAGCTAGTGTAAAGGTTATAAAAGAAGTGATTAATAACTGGAACTCAAATCCTGGATTATCTATAAATATCCTGAAAAGTGGAAAAAGCAGCACTTACATATTTGACAATAAGGTTTATAATATAAAAAATATAGTTTGTGTGGTTCCCGATAGTGAAAAACAAGAGGTAGTATTTGCTGTTTCTTCATTACAACCCGTTAATGAGGCCTCATCTGTTATTAAAGAATTTTATATATACATATATATATCTGCATTGATATTTATTATAATACTATCACTTATATATTCAAACATGATTTCCAAACCATTGATAAGTTTAAATAAGACTGCATCTAAAATGGTAAATTTGGATTTTTCAGAAAAGTGTATTGTTAAGACCAATGATGAAATTGGAAATTTGGGAAATACTTTAAATTTTCTATCTGAAAGTTTGAATAATGCAATGGATTCTTTAAAAAAGGCCAATGAAAAACTAAAAAATGATATTGAACAGGAAAGAAAATTAGAAAAAATGCGTAAAGAATTCGTTGGTGGTGTATCCCATGAATTGAAAACTCCTATAAGTCTTATAGAGGGATATGCAGAAGGAATTAAGGATAACATTTTTGAAGAAGATAAAAATTATTATATAGATGTAATTATAGATGAAGCAAAGAAAATGGGAGCTCTAGTTAAGGATATGCTGGATTTATCCCAACTTGAAAGTGGTAATTTTAAGCTGAAGTATAATAATTTTTATATTGATAAACTCATTAGTGCTACCATAAGAAAGTATTATAATATGCTTAATAATAGAGAAATTGATGTAAATTTGAATTTAATTAGCAGTGTTTTAACTGAAGGTGACTCTATGAGAATTGAACAGGTGTTGACAAATTTCATTACCAATGCTATAGATCATACAGAAAATAAAAGTAAAATCAGTATAGATATGTGTGAACATGAAGATAAAGTATATGTATATATAAAAAACTGGGGAAAAAATATTGAAAAAGATGAATTATCAAAAATTTGGGATAAATTTTATAAAATAGATAAGTCAAGAAATAGGAGTATTGGAGGAACTGGTCTTGGCCTTGCCATAACTAAAAATATACTTATGCTGCATAAAAGTGATTTTGGAGTAGAAAATTTTAAGGGTGGTGTAGCTTTCTATTTTTCGTTATTTAAAGCAGATAGCTCTGATTGAAGCAAGTAAAATAGGAATTTGAACTTTTAATTCAAATTCCTATTTGTCAATTGGTTATTCTGATAAGGTTAAAGTAAGAGATTTAGTTTCTCCGTTTCTATAAATTTCAATTTTTATTTTATCTCCGGCATTATGAGTGGCTTTTATACTATTTAATTCATCTGTTGTCTTTACAGTTTTACCATCAAATTTTGTAATTATATCACGTGCCTGCAAACCTGCTTTTTGAGCTGGACTAGAGGAGTTTACCTGAATAACAGCTACTCCTTGAGGTACATTGTTCTGCTTGGCATCTTCGCTGGATACATCAGTACAAGTTATGCCAAGCATTAATATAGGTTTAGAAAGTGAGCTTATTTTTGGTTTAACTAAATCTATAGGTATTGCAAATCCTATTCCCTCAACACCATTACCACCTATTTTTGAACTGTTTATTCCAATTACCTGACCTTGGGAATTAACTAGTGGTCCACCGCTGTTACCAGGATTTATTGCTGCATCTGTCTGAATGAGAGTTTGGGTATTATTGTCTTCAATTTCAACTTCTCTGTTTAAAGCACTGACAATCCCAGAGGTAACGGAACCTAAAAATTCTTTTCCTAAAGGATTACCGATAGCTACTACTTGATCACCAACTTGAAGATTACTTGAGTTACCTAACTCTGCTATGCCTGGAAGTGTAACTTTTTCATTTATCTTTATTACAGCTATATCCATGGAAGCATCGTAATTTACCACTTTAGCAGATACTTCTTTTTTATTGCTAAGTATTACACTTATTTTCTGTGCACCGCTTATAACATGATAATTTGTCAATATATAACCATCATTATTGAATATTATACCTGAACCCATGCCCTCTGATTCCTGAGATTGTCCTAGGAAATTATTGGTAGTGGTACTGGTAGTAGAAACTCCAACTACAGCGGGACTAACTTTTTTAGCAATTTCAGCTATAGTAAGGCCATTAGTAGTAGAAACAATTGATGAAGGCTTATAATTGCTGTTATTATTAGTATTAGAAGAAGATTGCTGCATTAAATTTTCATACAAGGGACTAGATTTAAAAAAGTCTGTTTTTGGAAGAATGTATAGTGATACAACACCGGAAGCAGTACCGCCAAGTATTGTGCAAATAATTGCTAAAGCTATATAAGAGACTATTCTCTTACCTCTTTTAGGTTGTTTATTTACAGAAGTAACTTTATAATCACTATCAGTAAAGTTATTATCAGAATATTTATTATCTTTACTGTTGTAATTTGTACCATTTGATACATTGTAGGCTGAATAGTTGGATGTTGGTAATTCACTTGTAGAATCTATAGGGTTATTGATATTTTTATTATTTGAATCTTTTTCATATTCATTCATTTTTAAGACCTCCTTTATAAGTTTAATTTCTATACTTATATAATAGACTCGTACTGTGACAACTTTATGACAGCTTTGTTAAAGGGGTATAAATTGCAAAAGTGTCTGCAATTTATTTTACATAAATAATATGTGTTTAAATATAATATTATATTTAATAATTAAAAAGAATTAATTTCAATTAAAATATTTATATTTATGTATTTCTGACTAATTAAATATTATAATGTAAATAATGTTACTTATAAAGGAGTTGATATTATGGAGCATAGATGGAGTTTAAAAGAATTATATGATTCCTTTGAATCAAAGGAATTCAAGGAAGATCTAATTCGATGTGATAAATTTATAGATAAAATAAAAGAAATATCTGAAACTTTTGCAGACTCTAAAGAAGAAAACATAAAGAAATTAGAAAATTATATAAGTGTTGATAATGAATTTTTTCATTTATCCTTTAAATTATTATCTTTTTGTCAGTTGAGTTTAAGTGTAGAAACTACAAATGTAGAAGCTTTAAAGTATCTGGAAGTGATTGAAGAAAAAATCACTGAATTGGCGGAACCAAATACAAAAGTTGCAAAATGGATTGGAAAACTGCAAAATTTAGATGATATCATTGGTTCATCCACCATATTAAAAGAACATAATTTTTATCTAAAAGAAATACAGCAAAATAATAAATATGTACTAAGTGAAAAAGAAGAAACTATTATCTCTAAAATGAGAAATACTGGTTCAAGTGCTTGGAGCAAATTACAGGATTTAACCCTTTCCAATCTCTTAGTTAAGATTAATATTAATGGAAAGGAAGAAAAACTTCCTTTAACAGTGGTCAGAAATATGGCTTATGATGCTAATGACAATATTAGAAAAACAGCTTATATAGCAGAACTAGCAGCTTATAGTGAAATTGAAGATGTATCTGCTGCCTGTCTTAATGGGATTAAAGGAGAAGTTATAACGGTAGATAAGCTTAGAGGATATAAATCACCTTTGGAAGAAAGCCTTATCAGCTCCAAAATGGATCAAAAAACTTTAGATTCTATGTTTAGTGCTATTTCTGAATATTTACCAGTATTTAGAAAATATTTCAGAAAAAAGGCACAAATACTTTCATATAAAGGAGGACTGCCCTTTTATGAGATGTTTGCTCCTATAGGAAAAAGCAGTAGAAAATATACTTTTGAAGAAGCTAGAGATTTTATTGTAGAGAATTTTAAAACTTTTAGTGATAAACTGGCAGATTATGCACTAAAGGCCTTTAACAATAAATGGATCGATGCCGAACCAAGAGAGGGAAAAGTTGGAGGGGCCTTTTGTGAAAATCTACATGTTATTGGAGAAAGTAGAATAATGAGTAATTTTACTGGAAATTTCAATGATGTGGTGACTCTTGCTCATGAATTAGGTCATGGATATCATGGAGCATGTCTTTTAAAGGAATCTGCAATTAATAGTGAATATCCAATGCCTATTGCAGAAACAGCCTCTACATTTTGTGAAACTATTATAAAGAAAGCGGCTACGGATAAGGTAGATAAAGAGGAATCTATCTCTATATTGGAAACGGAGATAAGCGATTGTGCACAGGTAATAGTAGATATATATAGCAGATTTCTATTTGAAAGTGAAGTATTTAAAAAAAGAGAAAAGGGATCTATAAGTGTAGAAGAACTTAAAAGTATAATGTTAGAAGCGCAAAAGAAAGCCTATGGAGATGGATTGGATTCAAATTATCTTCATCCCTATATGTGGATATGTAAACCTCATTATTACTCTGCTGATTTCAATTTTTACAATTATCCCTATGCTTTTGGTTTGTTATTTTCAAAAGGATTATATTCAATATATTTAAAAGATAAAGAGAAATTCGTAAAGGAATATGATAAATTACTTGCTTTAACAGGAAAAAATAAAATTTTTGATATAGCTAAATTTATGAATATAGATATTAATTCTGTAAGTTTTTGGAAAGAATCTTTGGAACTTATAAAAGAAGACATAGATAAATTTATAACATTAGCATAAGGCATATTCAAATAAATAACTAGTCAGTATGCTAGCCTATTTTGAATCCTACTACGTCAACAGAACCCTCAGATAGCTCACTATCATCAGAACCTGTTTCCTTGTATGATTCAAAATATTCGTCGCATCTTTGACTTACTATTTATTTTCACATGCCTAATTTGTTAACATGAGGTGAATGGGGTTGGATTTTTTTAGACAAATAGTAAAAAAAGATTTACTGAAGAGTTTAGTATTTTTGGGATGTATATGTGTATTTTTATATCTTATAAAAAGTATACTTAATTTGGTTTTGCTGATATTTCTATTTACGTATTTAATTAACAGTTTGGAAAATTTTGTGGTAAATAGACTTAAGAGATATGTACCTGTTAAAAAGGGAATAGTTACAATAATATTATATGTATTTATTTTTGCACTGATAATAGTAGTGTTATATAAATATGTACCTATAATAATATTGGAAAGCA
This genomic window from Clostridium pasteurianum DSM 525 = ATCC 6013 contains:
- a CDS encoding response regulator, translating into MEENILIVEDEERMRKLISAYLKKDGYNTLEAKNGSEAIKIFNSNETILIVLDIMMPLIDGFDVCRYIRKNSDVPIIILTAKAEEDDKLLGYELGADDYITKPFSPKILVAKTKALLKRYHGENESNNIDFHGISINELSHEVKIDNKEIYLSPKEFDLLLYFIKNKGIVLSRNKILDGVWGMDYYGDLRTVDTHIKRLREKLMDKAHLISTVRGSGYKLEVKK
- a CDS encoding HAMP domain-containing sensor histidine kinase; translated protein: MNFNRGIAVKLFFITLAFFTLFISSILIFQSLFFEKFYISRKMDTLQRNVEKFKKDYNNTSNTNDISQLARDFEDSNNSKVAILDKYGFLNFVAGYDNREAESASVKVIKEVINNWNSNPGLSINILKSGKSSTYIFDNKVYNIKNIVCVVPDSEKQEVVFAVSSLQPVNEASSVIKEFYIYIYISALIFIIILSLIYSNMISKPLISLNKTASKMVNLDFSEKCIVKTNDEIGNLGNTLNFLSESLNNAMDSLKKANEKLKNDIEQERKLEKMRKEFVGGVSHELKTPISLIEGYAEGIKDNIFEEDKNYYIDVIIDEAKKMGALVKDMLDLSQLESGNFKLKYNNFYIDKLISATIRKYYNMLNNREIDVNLNLISSVLTEGDSMRIEQVLTNFITNAIDHTENKSKISIDMCEHEDKVYVYIKNWGKNIEKDELSKIWDKFYKIDKSRNRSIGGTGLGLAITKNILMLHKSDFGVENFKGGVAFYFSLFKADSSD
- a CDS encoding S1C family serine protease → MNEYEKDSNNKNINNPIDSTSELPTSNYSAYNVSNGTNYNSKDNKYSDNNFTDSDYKVTSVNKQPKRGKRIVSYIALAIICTILGGTASGVVSLYILPKTDFFKSSPLYENLMQQSSSNTNNNSNYKPSSIVSTTNGLTIAEIAKKVSPAVVGVSTTSTTTNNFLGQSQESEGMGSGIIFNNDGYILTNYHVISGAQKISVILSNKKEVSAKVVNYDASMDIAVIKINEKVTLPGIAELGNSSNLQVGDQVVAIGNPLGKEFLGSVTSGIVSALNREVEIEDNNTQTLIQTDAAINPGNSGGPLVNSQGQVIGINSSKIGGNGVEGIGFAIPIDLVKPKISSLSKPILMLGITCTDVSSEDAKQNNVPQGVAVIQVNSSSPAQKAGLQARDIITKFDGKTVKTTDELNSIKATHNAGDKIKIEIYRNGETKSLTLTLSE
- a CDS encoding M3 family oligoendopeptidase, which produces MEHRWSLKELYDSFESKEFKEDLIRCDKFIDKIKEISETFADSKEENIKKLENYISVDNEFFHLSFKLLSFCQLSLSVETTNVEALKYLEVIEEKITELAEPNTKVAKWIGKLQNLDDIIGSSTILKEHNFYLKEIQQNNKYVLSEKEETIISKMRNTGSSAWSKLQDLTLSNLLVKININGKEEKLPLTVVRNMAYDANDNIRKTAYIAELAAYSEIEDVSAACLNGIKGEVITVDKLRGYKSPLEESLISSKMDQKTLDSMFSAISEYLPVFRKYFRKKAQILSYKGGLPFYEMFAPIGKSSRKYTFEEARDFIVENFKTFSDKLADYALKAFNNKWIDAEPREGKVGGAFCENLHVIGESRIMSNFTGNFNDVVTLAHELGHGYHGACLLKESAINSEYPMPIAETASTFCETIIKKAATDKVDKEESISILETEISDCAQVIVDIYSRFLFESEVFKKREKGSISVEELKSIMLEAQKKAYGDGLDSNYLHPYMWICKPHYYSADFNFYNYPYAFGLLFSKGLYSIYLKDKEKFVKEYDKLLALTGKNKIFDIAKFMNIDINSVSFWKESLELIKEDIDKFITLA